A genomic segment from Desulfonatronum lacustre DSM 10312 encodes:
- a CDS encoding pyridoxamine 5'-phosphate oxidase family protein has product MHDSIRELIQSQNACVLATSRNNAPHASLMGFVPSEDCSTFFLATYRNTTKFANIQANPEVSLLLDDRAAHPVQDRRETKALTVHGRAEILKDLEQCRTVADILRRRLPHLQDFLNGPDIAFIAVQAVDFLLLQGPTEAIFETADPSDP; this is encoded by the coding sequence ATGCACGACTCCATCCGCGAACTGATTCAGAGCCAGAACGCCTGCGTTCTGGCCACCTCCCGAAACAACGCGCCGCACGCCTCTCTGATGGGCTTCGTTCCATCCGAGGATTGCTCGACCTTTTTCCTGGCCACCTACCGCAACACCACCAAGTTCGCAAACATCCAGGCCAATCCGGAAGTCAGCCTGCTTCTGGACGACCGGGCTGCGCATCCCGTGCAGGACCGCCGAGAAACCAAGGCCCTGACCGTACATGGCCGGGCCGAAATACTCAAAGATCTGGAACAATGCCGCACCGTCGCGGACATCCTTCGCCGACGCCTGCCGCACCTGCAAGACTTTCTGAACGGCCCGGACATCGCCTTCATCGCCGTCCAGGCCGTGGATTTCCTGCTCCTGCAAGGACCCACCGAGGCGATCTTCGAGACCGCCGATCCCTCCGACCCATAG